A single region of the Candidatus Endomicrobium procryptotermitis genome encodes:
- a CDS encoding PD-(D/E)XK nuclease family protein has protein sequence MNLRNLYRKCLIIKIMNEIKKFPYTDILGWSVSRFDRFSNCKRQYFYDYYAKYDKDIPFAKLQFLKSLTSKALETGNIVHDIIRDALQRFQKSSKPINKDKFFKYSYNLAERYCNAKTFFESYYNNEIVTVQEIYNKVKLILENFIESGRFAWIEKYAVTESSSWVIEPAGFGETRINGYKAFCKVDFLFPIGDKIWIMDWKTGKPDENKHSKQLTGYSLWASYHFSKPASDIEPLIVYLSPVYSEKSVKIDDEKIKSFANLVESETKEMYAFLSNIEKNIPNDKKEFPLTESTFFCKYCSYREICKGR, from the coding sequence ATGAATTTAAGAAATTTATACAGAAAATGTCTTATTATAAAAATCATGAATGAAATAAAAAAATTTCCTTATACTGATATTTTAGGCTGGTCTGTTTCACGCTTTGACAGGTTTTCAAACTGTAAAAGGCAATATTTTTATGATTATTACGCAAAATATGATAAAGACATCCCTTTTGCAAAATTGCAATTTTTGAAATCTCTCACGTCAAAAGCGCTTGAAACCGGAAATATAGTTCACGATATAATAAGAGATGCGCTCCAGAGGTTTCAAAAAAGTTCAAAACCTATAAATAAAGATAAATTTTTTAAATATTCTTATAATCTTGCTGAACGTTACTGCAATGCAAAGACTTTTTTTGAAAGTTATTACAATAATGAAATAGTTACCGTGCAGGAAATTTACAATAAGGTTAAACTGATTCTTGAAAATTTTATTGAAAGCGGTCGTTTTGCGTGGATTGAAAAATATGCCGTTACAGAAAGTTCCAGTTGGGTTATTGAACCTGCGGGTTTTGGTGAAACCCGTATAAACGGTTATAAGGCTTTTTGTAAAGTGGATTTTTTGTTTCCCATCGGAGATAAAATTTGGATCATGGACTGGAAAACCGGCAAACCCGATGAGAATAAGCATTCTAAACAACTTACGGGCTATTCTCTTTGGGCAAGCTATCATTTCTCAAAGCCCGCATCCGATATTGAGCCGTTAATCGTGTATCTCTCTCCCGTCTACAGCGAAAAAAGTGTTAAAATAGATGATGAAAAAATCAAATCTTTTGCCAATCTTGTCGAGTCTGAAACCAAAGAAATGTATGCTTTCCTCTCTAATATAGAAAAGAACATACCAAATGATAAAAAAGAATTTCCTTTAACCGAGTCAACCTTCTTTTGCAAATATTGCAGTTATAGGGAAATTTGTAAAGGCCGCTAG
- a CDS encoding XRE family transcriptional regulator: MSDTLKQIGVRIKAIREISDLSTSDFAKSLNLDTETYLKYENGEADIPISVLSAISNTYKVEMTAILTGNEPRLSRINVVKEGKGLSIERRKEYKYQDLAFNFIHKKAEVFLVTVEPSKEPPKHAYSHPGQEFNYILEGRLKVIFEAREYILEAGDSVYFDSGYNHTMCAVGDKSVKFLAIVL, encoded by the coding sequence ATGTCAGATACATTAAAACAAATTGGAGTCAGGATAAAGGCCATAAGGGAAATATCGGATTTATCGACCTCCGATTTTGCAAAAAGCCTTAATCTTGATACCGAAACCTATCTTAAATACGAGAACGGCGAAGCCGACATTCCTATTAGTGTTTTATCCGCAATTTCAAATACGTATAAAGTTGAGATGACGGCAATATTAACCGGCAATGAGCCCAGACTTTCACGAATTAATGTCGTAAAAGAAGGCAAAGGTTTGAGCATTGAAAGAAGAAAAGAGTATAAATATCAGGATTTGGCATTTAATTTCATACATAAAAAGGCAGAAGTTTTCCTTGTTACCGTTGAACCAAGCAAAGAACCGCCTAAACATGCCTATTCACATCCCGGTCAGGAATTCAATTATATTCTTGAAGGCAGATTGAAAGTTATTTTTGAAGCAAGAGAATATATCCTTGAGGCCGGCGATTCGGTTTATTTTGATTCAGGATACAATCACACAATGTGCGCTGTTGGAGATAAATCTGTAAAATTTTTAGCAATAGTGCTTTAA
- a CDS encoding AMP-binding protein, producing MLVDKYTKQNYESYEDFIKNCRITVPDDFNFGFDIVDEIANSQPDKKAMVWCNEEGDERIFTFADIKRKSNQTANFFKSLGIKKGDAVMLMLKRRYEYWFCIVALHKIGAIAIPATHLLTVKDVKYRVKAANIKMIFATADKRIIDVVNEAKNELQELEYTAAVNGHADGWLDYGVEIEKFSDIFDRPQVEHAVNKNDILLLYFTSGTTGMPKMVYHDFSYPLGHILTAKFWQNLDNDSIHLTVADTGWAKASWGKIYGQWISGACLFTYDYERFHVKELLGVIAKYRVTSFCAPPTVYRHIIKEDISKYDLSKLKYAETAGEPLNPEVFYQFKKMTGLEIKEGFGQTETVVFAATFPWMAPKPGSMGKPVAGWDVDIVDDDNNICEPGQEGHLVIRTNKEKPVGLFCGYYNDEMLTRNVWSNGIYDTGDIAYKDEDGYLWFVGRSDDVIKSSGYRIGPFEVESALIEHPSVLECAVTGVPDEERGAIVKATVILAKGYQPSQELIIELQEHVKKTTAPYKYPRIIEFVKELPKTISGKIRRVEIRENDENK from the coding sequence ATGTTAGTAGATAAATATACAAAACAGAATTATGAGTCTTATGAAGATTTTATAAAAAACTGCAGGATAACCGTTCCCGATGATTTTAATTTTGGCTTTGATATTGTTGATGAGATTGCAAATTCTCAGCCTGATAAAAAAGCGATGGTTTGGTGTAATGAAGAAGGCGATGAAAGAATTTTTACGTTTGCGGATATAAAAAGAAAAAGCAATCAAACGGCAAATTTCTTTAAGTCGTTAGGTATAAAAAAAGGTGATGCGGTAATGCTTATGTTAAAAAGGCGCTATGAATATTGGTTTTGCATTGTCGCTCTGCATAAAATAGGAGCAATCGCCATACCGGCGACACATCTTTTAACTGTAAAAGATGTTAAATACAGAGTAAAAGCTGCAAATATAAAAATGATTTTTGCCACTGCAGATAAAAGAATTATCGATGTTGTTAACGAAGCCAAAAACGAACTTCAGGAACTCGAATATACAGCTGCAGTAAATGGTCATGCAGACGGCTGGCTTGACTATGGCGTAGAAATTGAAAAGTTTTCAGATATATTCGACAGGCCTCAAGTCGAACACGCCGTAAATAAAAATGATATTTTACTTTTATATTTTACTTCAGGCACTACTGGTATGCCGAAAATGGTATATCATGATTTTTCGTACCCGCTCGGGCACATACTTACAGCAAAATTTTGGCAGAATCTTGATAATGACAGCATTCATTTAACTGTTGCGGATACTGGCTGGGCAAAAGCTTCATGGGGAAAAATTTACGGACAGTGGATAAGCGGAGCCTGTCTGTTTACTTATGATTATGAGAGATTCCATGTTAAAGAATTGCTTGGCGTTATAGCAAAATACAGAGTTACGTCTTTTTGCGCTCCGCCAACAGTTTACAGACATATTATAAAAGAAGATATTTCAAAATATGATTTATCAAAATTGAAATATGCTGAAACTGCTGGAGAACCTTTGAATCCAGAAGTTTTTTATCAATTTAAAAAAATGACGGGACTTGAGATAAAAGAAGGTTTTGGACAGACGGAAACTGTCGTATTTGCCGCTACGTTTCCATGGATGGCTCCAAAGCCGGGTTCAATGGGTAAGCCCGTAGCAGGGTGGGATGTAGATATTGTGGATGACGACAATAATATTTGTGAACCTGGACAGGAGGGACATCTAGTAATAAGAACTAATAAAGAAAAGCCCGTAGGATTGTTTTGCGGTTATTATAATGATGAAATGCTGACGAGAAACGTATGGAGCAATGGAATTTATGATACAGGCGACATTGCCTACAAAGATGAAGACGGTTATCTTTGGTTTGTAGGCCGTTCGGATGACGTTATAAAAAGTTCCGGATATAGAATCGGACCTTTCGAAGTTGAAAGCGCTTTAATTGAACATCCATCAGTACTGGAATGCGCCGTTACGGGAGTGCCCGATGAAGAAAGAGGCGCCATAGTTAAAGCTACGGTAATATTGGCAAAAGGCTATCAGCCGAGTCAAGAACTTATAATAGAACTTCAAGAACATGTCAAAAAAACAACAGCTCCTTATAAATACCCGAGAATTATAGAGTTTGTAAAAGAATTGCCGAAAACCATAAGCGGAAAAATAAGAAGGGTAGAAATCCGAGAAAATGATGAAAACAAATAA
- a CDS encoding ethanolamine utilization protein EutH — translation MNINDIILYIMTAFMAAAGIDYAFGNKIGLGIKYRQAFSAMGTLAMYMAGALCIAPALGKILYPLINPLYLFFGSDPSMFAGTVLGSDTGAYTLAFSLTKDNQAANFSGLILGSMLGITISFLIPFLLSSADKNSRPLVAKGILAGIITIPFGCIAGGTVAGFGILFMLKNLVPAMLFSTAVAAGLIFAQNATVKIFLFLGKIVGAFLSLSLVIAAIEATTGFALIKGMYPIKDAFAVIGAIVIILAGALSLVHILTKIFAKTFEKAGSKLKINDKSAAGFFAALANTVAMAALFNDMDDRGKILNSAFAVSAGFALGDHLGFTASVDKDMILAVLCGKLTGGITALILTCIIFSKTKAEDGKPRS, via the coding sequence ATGAATATAAACGATATTATTCTCTATATCATGACGGCGTTTATGGCCGCTGCCGGTATAGATTACGCTTTCGGAAATAAAATCGGGCTCGGTATTAAATACAGGCAGGCTTTTTCCGCGATGGGCACGCTTGCAATGTATATGGCAGGCGCTTTATGCATTGCGCCTGCGCTCGGAAAAATATTATATCCGCTTATCAATCCGTTATATTTATTTTTTGGTTCAGACCCGTCCATGTTTGCAGGAACAGTTCTCGGCAGTGATACCGGAGCGTACACATTGGCCTTTTCCCTTACAAAAGATAATCAGGCGGCAAACTTTTCAGGGTTAATTCTCGGATCAATGCTAGGCATAACAATATCTTTTTTAATACCTTTTTTGTTAAGTTCCGCAGACAAAAACAGCAGACCGCTGGTCGCAAAAGGAATTTTAGCTGGAATAATCACTATCCCCTTCGGCTGTATAGCCGGCGGAACAGTTGCAGGGTTCGGTATTTTGTTTATGCTTAAAAATCTTGTGCCCGCCATGCTATTTTCTACAGCGGTCGCTGCAGGTTTAATTTTTGCGCAAAACGCAACAGTTAAAATATTCCTGTTTTTAGGCAAAATCGTCGGCGCTTTTCTAAGCCTATCTTTAGTTATAGCGGCAATAGAAGCAACTACGGGATTTGCACTTATTAAAGGAATGTATCCTATTAAAGATGCTTTTGCGGTGATAGGAGCAATAGTCATAATTCTTGCGGGAGCATTAAGTCTTGTCCACATACTGACTAAAATATTTGCTAAAACATTTGAGAAAGCGGGCAGCAAATTAAAGATAAACGATAAATCTGCCGCTGGTTTTTTTGCAGCTTTGGCAAACACTGTGGCAATGGCGGCTTTATTTAACGATATGGACGACAGAGGCAAAATTTTAAATTCGGCATTTGCAGTAAGTGCAGGCTTTGCTTTGGGAGACCATTTAGGTTTTACCGCAAGCGTCGATAAAGATATGATATTGGCCGTACTCTGCGGCAAACTCACTGGCGGTATAACGGCATTAATTCTAACCTGCATTATTTTTTCAAAAACGAAGGCGGAAGACGGAAAACCAAGAAGTTGA
- a CDS encoding ABC transporter ATP-binding protein: MTGINANILKGRVATSKIYARHIEKKYESKKHSVTALEDINIEILTNEFVSIVGPSGCGKSTLLRIIGGLNDKTSGRIVLNDKILEGPGADRGMVFQGYTLFPWLTVEKNIEFGLKIKKMPKEERKKITDKYLTRVGLLNFRNSYPKELSGGMKQRVAIARALANSPEVLLMDEPFGALDPQTKASMQLLMRRIWQEERTTVIFVTHDIEEAVFLSQRIYVMDVQPGRIKADIAVYLPYERNLDIKDDAKFIELRKSISALISHDDN, encoded by the coding sequence ATGACCGGCATAAACGCAAATATTTTAAAAGGGCGCGTGGCGACTTCAAAAATTTATGCACGACATATTGAAAAAAAATATGAAAGTAAAAAACATTCTGTTACGGCTTTAGAGGATATTAATATCGAAATTCTGACAAACGAGTTTGTCAGCATTGTAGGACCTTCCGGCTGCGGCAAATCTACGCTTCTAAGAATTATAGGCGGACTCAACGACAAAACAAGCGGCAGAATAGTTTTAAATGATAAGATTCTTGAAGGCCCCGGAGCGGACAGAGGAATGGTTTTTCAAGGTTATACTCTGTTTCCTTGGCTGACAGTAGAAAAAAATATTGAATTCGGGCTTAAAATAAAAAAAATGCCAAAAGAAGAAAGAAAAAAAATAACAGACAAATATCTTACCAGAGTTGGTCTTTTAAATTTCAGAAATTCTTATCCTAAAGAATTGTCTGGAGGAATGAAACAGCGTGTCGCCATAGCAAGAGCTCTGGCAAACAGTCCCGAAGTTTTGCTTATGGATGAACCTTTCGGCGCTCTAGACCCGCAGACCAAAGCTTCCATGCAGCTTTTAATGCGGCGAATATGGCAAGAGGAACGCACAACGGTTATTTTTGTTACTCACGATATAGAAGAAGCGGTTTTTCTTTCCCAGAGAATTTATGTTATGGATGTGCAGCCGGGAAGAATAAAAGCCGACATTGCGGTTTATCTTCCTTATGAACGGAATTTGGATATTAAAGACGACGCCAAATTCATAGAATTGCGCAAAAGTATAAGTGCTTTAATTTCACACGACGACAATTAG
- a CDS encoding ABC transporter permease, which produces MKKGGFMQGLFKIRKDINKRAYLIAALSAFVILFGTWAFFSMSGMVKATILPTPQAVADYIFKSIADGTLWNNMSISVFRIMTGFFIAVIFGVPLGILCGTFKIFESFIQSVCEFVRYMPVPAFIPLVMVWVGIGEEAKVAVIFLGTLFQIIPMTADNVRSIPEDLINAAYTLGAGRMQVIMKVIVPAIMPKLFETMRMMVGWAWTYLVVAELVAANSGLGYAILKAQRVLKTEAIFSGILIIGILGIVTDRAFAFITKKSFRWVEWGDK; this is translated from the coding sequence ATGAAAAAAGGCGGTTTTATGCAGGGTCTGTTTAAAATAAGAAAAGATATAAATAAAAGAGCTTACCTTATCGCGGCTCTGTCTGCATTTGTAATATTGTTCGGCACATGGGCATTTTTCAGCATGAGCGGAATGGTGAAAGCTACAATACTTCCTACACCGCAAGCGGTAGCAGACTATATATTCAAAAGCATCGCCGACGGTACGCTGTGGAACAATATGAGCATAAGCGTTTTTAGAATCATGACAGGATTTTTTATAGCTGTTATATTCGGCGTGCCTCTCGGTATTTTATGCGGAACATTTAAAATATTTGAAAGTTTTATACAGTCAGTCTGCGAATTTGTACGCTATATGCCAGTGCCGGCTTTTATTCCGCTTGTAATGGTTTGGGTCGGGATAGGAGAAGAAGCAAAAGTTGCCGTGATATTTCTTGGGACGCTTTTTCAGATTATCCCAATGACAGCAGATAACGTGCGTTCTATCCCTGAAGATTTAATAAATGCAGCATACACTTTGGGAGCGGGAAGAATGCAGGTAATTATGAAAGTCATCGTTCCTGCAATTATGCCGAAACTTTTTGAAACCATGCGTATGATGGTAGGGTGGGCGTGGACCTATCTTGTGGTAGCGGAACTTGTCGCGGCAAATTCAGGTCTCGGCTACGCGATACTTAAAGCACAGAGAGTTCTAAAAACAGAAGCCATCTTTTCGGGAATTCTAATAATAGGAATTTTGGGCATTGTCACCGACAGAGCTTTTGCTTTTATAACCAAAAAATCTTTCCGCTGGGTCGAATGGGGGGATAAATGA
- a CDS encoding ABC transporter substrate-binding protein, with translation MKKLFYAFVALFLMSVVTSGFLTGCSKSPQETSNGISSKKIKLGISAFPGWFVYYIAQGEDYFKKNGVNVELVWFPVYSDSLQAFNSGNLDMLCIALPDAPAPYIKGTKFKIVAINDFSNGADGIVARSDRGINSLIDLKGKKVATEYGTIEHFFLLKALETVGLKEADINLVNISVGDSAPAIISGAVDAAGLWEPALSIALSDKGIKLLYASNQNPGLIQDVTVATDELIKKNPQIVAGVINAFLDAIDFYKQNPDKSIEYMRVPADVDTQTMKEIMAGGRIYGLKDMISEMTDKKDDYLYGPYNAYQNALFLKSVNLIDDVPEDKDYFTAMFDPSFIEALAKTRPVTEGPNTSLK, from the coding sequence ATGAAAAAGCTATTTTATGCTTTTGTGGCATTGTTTTTAATGTCTGTTGTTACGTCGGGATTTTTGACAGGTTGTTCAAAAAGCCCGCAGGAAACATCAAACGGCATTTCTTCAAAAAAGATTAAGCTCGGAATCAGCGCTTTTCCAGGCTGGTTTGTGTATTACATCGCACAGGGCGAAGACTATTTTAAGAAAAATGGCGTTAACGTTGAACTCGTATGGTTTCCTGTTTATTCTGATTCGCTTCAGGCCTTTAACAGCGGCAACCTTGACATGCTTTGCATAGCGCTTCCGGATGCGCCAGCACCGTATATTAAAGGTACAAAGTTTAAAATCGTTGCTATAAACGATTTTTCTAACGGTGCAGACGGCATTGTCGCAAGAAGCGACAGGGGAATCAATTCGCTTATTGATTTAAAAGGAAAGAAAGTAGCCACAGAATACGGTACTATAGAACATTTCTTTTTGCTTAAAGCTCTTGAAACTGTCGGTTTGAAAGAAGCCGACATCAATCTCGTAAACATAAGTGTAGGTGATTCAGCTCCTGCAATCATATCTGGAGCGGTTGACGCTGCAGGATTGTGGGAACCAGCTTTAAGCATAGCATTGTCTGACAAAGGAATAAAACTTCTGTATGCTTCGAATCAAAACCCGGGACTTATACAAGACGTCACAGTTGCCACTGACGAACTTATCAAAAAAAATCCACAGATCGTTGCCGGAGTGATAAACGCTTTTCTTGACGCTATCGATTTCTATAAACAGAATCCTGATAAGAGTATCGAGTATATGAGGGTTCCCGCAGACGTTGACACGCAGACAATGAAAGAAATTATGGCAGGAGGCCGTATCTATGGGCTAAAAGATATGATTTCGGAAATGACCGATAAAAAAGACGATTATCTATATGGCCCTTATAACGCATACCAAAATGCGCTCTTTCTAAAAAGCGTAAATCTTATAGATGATGTTCCAGAAGACAAAGATTATTTCACAGCCATGTTTGACCCGTCATTTATCGAAGCTTTGGCAAAAACCAGACCTGTAACAGAAGGACCAAATACAAGTTTAAAATAA
- a CDS encoding P-II family nitrogen regulator: MKEIIAIIRPCKSYETKNLLSQKGFFALSNYTVFGKGRGAPTSVVINDIGEEHKEINAPQMHAKTLIDMYVRDCDVQTVIDVIIKANKSDTHGDGKIFVIPCEDAYRIRTGERKDSAIL; the protein is encoded by the coding sequence ATGAAAGAAATCATAGCAATAATAAGGCCATGTAAAAGTTATGAAACGAAAAATCTTCTTTCGCAAAAAGGGTTTTTCGCGTTGAGCAATTATACTGTTTTTGGAAAGGGGAGAGGTGCGCCGACGTCGGTAGTCATAAACGATATAGGCGAAGAACATAAAGAGATAAATGCGCCACAAATGCACGCGAAAACGCTGATAGACATGTACGTGAGAGACTGTGACGTTCAGACGGTCATCGATGTCATAATAAAAGCCAACAAAAGCGACACTCATGGCGATGGGAAAATTTTTGTGATTCCCTGTGAAGACGCTTACCGTATACGCACCGGAGAAAGAAAAGATAGTGCGATTTTATAA
- a CDS encoding P-II family nitrogen regulator produces the protein MKMVKLIVRPEKASDVLANLSKAGFSAATRVSILGRGKQRGIKVGDIYYDEIPKELIMIVVEDENVAKIQKIIIDTAKTGKKGSFGDGKIFITPVESVITISTASNTL, from the coding sequence ATGAAAATGGTAAAACTGATAGTGCGGCCGGAAAAAGCTTCCGACGTGCTGGCAAACTTGAGCAAAGCCGGTTTTTCTGCGGCAACAAGAGTGAGCATTCTCGGACGAGGCAAACAACGTGGAATAAAAGTCGGCGATATTTATTACGACGAAATCCCAAAAGAACTTATTATGATTGTCGTTGAAGACGAAAACGTGGCAAAAATACAAAAAATCATAATCGATACAGCAAAAACTGGAAAAAAAGGTTCTTTCGGCGATGGGAAAATTTTTATTACTCCGGTCGAGTCCGTAATAACGATAAGTACGGCAAGCAATACTCTTTAA
- the atzF gene encoding allophanate hydrolase: MLPQKISIKWLRQQYAYGHLTPSRVIESIIKRANADKKMNIWICKPDMKFIRPYLKRLKKSNFDKYPLWGIPFAIKDNIDLAGVSTTAACPAYSYIPKESAAVVENLISQGAIPVGKTNMDQFATGLVGTRSPYGEVHNALCGEYISGGSSSGSAVCVARGHSAFALGTDTAGSGRVPAMLNGITGFKPSFGAWSVKGVVPACETLDCVSVFANNFEDCVSVDNAARKYESMDKWSRETHRIFSQKPKYLCLPKNNLEFFGDFANDYAACWKDFEKSVKSLGIPIHYIDTNLFRKAAEVLYGGAYITERWSALGKFIEKHEKKIFLVTKKILESGKSPQFSASELFNVIHNLKAYKCRVKKILKEGVLILPTTGGTWTRKQVRENPIETNNKMGLYTSHCNLLDLAAIAIPFGKTCAEENGICIPFGITVFSLADKESYLIAMAELIENLKKREVTVAVHGVHMKGMPLNSILTDIGGAFIKKTKTAEEYRMFALNTMPQKPGIVKVKRGGKSIITQLWSIPQESFAELVCKTLSPMVFGKINLINGETAEGFLCEPYALKGAKDITSYGGWKEFIKTKRRKTK; encoded by the coding sequence ATGTTACCTCAAAAAATTTCTATAAAATGGCTCAGACAACAATACGCATATGGGCATCTTACTCCGAGTCGGGTAATAGAAAGCATTATTAAACGCGCCAATGCAGATAAAAAAATGAATATATGGATATGCAAACCTGATATGAAATTTATACGACCTTATCTCAAACGTCTTAAAAAATCTAACTTCGACAAATATCCCTTGTGGGGAATACCTTTTGCGATAAAAGACAATATAGATCTTGCCGGCGTTTCGACAACAGCAGCATGTCCCGCATATTCATATATTCCAAAAGAAAGCGCCGCAGTTGTTGAAAATCTTATTTCTCAAGGTGCAATACCCGTAGGAAAAACGAACATGGACCAGTTTGCCACAGGATTGGTCGGAACACGTTCGCCTTACGGCGAGGTACATAACGCATTATGCGGCGAATATATAAGTGGTGGATCAAGCTCTGGTTCTGCCGTATGCGTTGCGCGCGGACATTCCGCATTTGCTCTCGGCACAGATACTGCCGGGTCGGGTCGGGTGCCTGCCATGTTAAACGGCATAACCGGTTTTAAGCCGTCGTTTGGAGCATGGTCGGTTAAAGGAGTTGTTCCGGCCTGCGAAACTCTTGACTGCGTAAGCGTCTTTGCAAATAACTTCGAAGACTGCGTTTCTGTGGACAATGCTGCACGCAAATACGAAAGTATGGACAAATGGTCAAGAGAAACACATCGTATTTTTTCACAAAAACCGAAATATTTATGTCTGCCAAAAAACAATCTTGAATTTTTTGGAGATTTTGCAAATGATTACGCTGCCTGTTGGAAAGATTTTGAAAAATCCGTAAAGAGTTTAGGCATTCCCATACATTATATAGATACAAATTTGTTCAGAAAGGCCGCAGAAGTTTTATACGGCGGTGCATATATAACTGAAAGATGGTCGGCTTTGGGAAAGTTTATAGAAAAACATGAAAAGAAAATTTTTTTGGTTACGAAAAAAATACTCGAATCCGGAAAATCCCCACAATTTAGCGCTTCGGAACTTTTTAACGTAATTCACAATTTAAAAGCGTACAAATGTAGAGTAAAGAAAATTCTTAAGGAAGGCGTACTTATTCTTCCTACGACAGGTGGAACATGGACAAGAAAACAAGTAAGAGAAAACCCCATCGAGACAAATAATAAAATGGGATTATACACAAGTCACTGTAATTTGCTTGACCTTGCCGCAATAGCCATACCTTTCGGCAAAACCTGCGCAGAAGAAAATGGCATTTGCATACCGTTCGGTATAACGGTTTTTTCTCTTGCCGATAAAGAAAGCTATCTTATTGCAATGGCAGAATTAATCGAAAATCTCAAGAAACGAGAAGTTACCGTAGCTGTTCACGGGGTTCATATGAAAGGTATGCCATTAAATAGCATCTTAACGGATATTGGCGGTGCATTTATAAAAAAAACAAAAACTGCCGAAGAGTACAGAATGTTTGCTTTAAACACCATGCCGCAAAAGCCGGGAATCGTAAAAGTCAAACGCGGCGGAAAATCCATTATAACGCAATTATGGAGCATTCCGCAGGAAAGTTTTGCAGAACTTGTGTGCAAGACTTTATCACCAATGGTTTTCGGTAAAATAAATCTTATAAACGGAGAAACCGCAGAAGGTTTTTTATGCGAACCGTATGCGCTTAAAGGTGCAAAGGACATAACTTCTTATGGCGGCTGGAAAGAATTTATAAAAACAAAACGGAGGAAAACAAAATGA